DNA from Oryzisolibacter sp. LB2S:
TCTTTTTTGGCGAGACCGTGGGTAACCCCGGCCTCGAGGTGCTGGACATTCCGGCCGTCGCGCACATCGCCCATGAGGCCGGCGTGCCGCTGCTCGTCGACTCCACGCTCACCTCGCCCTGGCTCATCAAGCCCTTCGAGCATGGCGCGGATTTGGTCTACCACTCGGCCACCAAGTTCCTCTCGGGCCATGGCACGGTGATTGGCGGCGTGCTGGTCGATGGCGGCAGCTTCGACTGGGAGGCCTCCGGCAGATTCACCGAGCTGACCCAGCCCTACGACGGCTTTCACAACATGGTGTTTGCCGAGGAAAGCACCGTGGGCGCCTTTTTGCTGCGCGCGCGCCGCGAGGGCCTGCGCGACTTCGGCGCCTGCATGAGCCCGCACACCGCCTGGCTGATCCTGCAGGGCATAGAGACCCTGCCGCTGCGCATGCAACAGCACATGCGCAACACCGAAAAGATCGTGCAGCTCCTCGCGAGCCACCCCTTCGTCTCGCGCGTGGGCCACCCGCTGCTCGAGTCGCACCCCAGCCACGCACTGGCGCAAAGGCTGCTGCCGCGCGGCGCGGGCTCGGTGTTCAGCTTCGACATCAAGGGCAGCCGCGCGCAGGGCAAGGCCTTCATCGAGGCGCTCAAGCTCTTCTCGCACCTGGCCAACGTGGGCGACTGCCGCAGCCTGGTCATCCACCCCGCAAGCACCACGCACCACCGCCTGAGCGACGAGGCGCTCGCCGCCGCCGGCATAGGCCAGGGGACGATACGCCTGTCCATAGGCCTGGAGGATGCCGACGACCTCATCGACGACCTCAAGCGCGCCCTCAAGGCTGCAGAAAAGGCGGGTGCGTGATGCAGGTGCTGGTCAACGGCGCACAGACCTATTGCTACAGCGGCGGCAAGCCCTTCGATGCCACCCAACCCACCGTGGTCTTCATCCACGGCGTGCTCAACGACCACAGCGTCTGGGCGCTGCAAAGCCGCTACATGGCCCACCACGGCTGGAACGTGCTGGCCGTGGACCTGCCCGGCCACAGCCGCAGCAAGGGCGATGCGCCCGAGAGCGTGGAGCAGGCGGCCGACTTCATCGCTGCCCTGCTCGATGCGCTGGGCGTTGCCCGGGCCGCGCTCGTGGGCCACAGCTGGGGATCGCTGATCGCGCTGGAGGCCGCCGCACGCCTGGGGCAGCGCGTGAGCCACCTGGCGCTCGTGGGCACGGCCTTCCCGATGAAGGTGTCGCCGGCACTCATCGAATCCGCTCTGAACGAGCCGGAGAAGGCGCTGCGCATGGTGAACGTGTTTTCGCGCAGCACCCTGGCGCCGCCGCTCGGCGCGGGCCAATGGGTCTATGGCGCGGGCATGGCCCTGGGCCGGCGTGTGCTGCGCAGCAACCCGCAGGTCAATGTGTTCCATCGCGGCTTCGTGGCCTGCGACAGCTATGCCAACGGCGAGCAGGCCATCGCCGCCATAGACTGCCCGGTGCTGTTCGCGCTGGGCGCGCAGGATCAGATGACGCCGCCGAAGGCCGCGCAAGGCCTGATTCGGGCGGCGCGTGACGCGGGCAAGACCGTACAGATAGTCGAACTGCCCGTGGGCCACCACCAGATGACCGAGGCGCCCGACGCCACCCTGCAGGCATTGCGGGACTTTCTGATTTAAGTCAAATATGGCTGCAGCGCTTTACCATCAAGCGCTGACAGCTATTGATTTGATAGTTTTGCGCACGGTCTCAGGACCGTATTCCGCCTGTTCAGCTAGGGCATGGGCGCGCCAGGCCATACCGGCACCCTAGACTGGCTGCACCACAGCTTCCCCTTTCGCATGGCCCGGTGCGCCCCACCGGGCGCACACCCTGCATGCCGACGACGCCGACTGCACACCACCAAGACACCCCCTGGCACGCCCTGCCCGCGAGCGACATCGCCACGCACCTGGCCACCGACGTGCATCATGGTCTGCCCCATGCCGAGGCCGCGCAGCGCCTGATACAGCACGGCCCGAACCAGCTGCCCGCTCCGCCGCGCCGGCCCGCATGGCGCAGGCTGCTGGCACAGTTCAACAACGTGCTGATCTACGTGATGCTGGTCTCGGCCGTCATCACGGCCGCGCTGGGCCACTGGATAGACACGGGCGTGCTGCTGGGCGCGGTGATTGTCAATGCCATCCTGGGCTTCGTGCAGGAGGGCAAGGCAGAGTCGGCGCTGGACGCGATCCGCCGCATGCTCTCGCCCCAGACCACGGTGCTGCGCGGCGGAGAGCGCCAGCAGATCGCGGCCGAGCAGCTCGTGCCCGGCGACATCGTGCTGCTGGCCTCGGGCGACAAGGTGCCCGCGGACCTGCGCATCCTCTCGGCCAAGAGCCTGCGCGCCGACGAGGCCGTGCTGACCGGCGAATCCGTGCCCAGCGACAAGAACGAAGACCCCGTGGCCGAGGACGCGCCGCTGGGTGACCGCCGCGGCATGCTGTACTCGGGCACGCTGGTGGCCGCGGGAACGGCCGTGGGCGCCGTCGCTGCCACAGGCACCCGTACCGAGCTGGGCCGCATCAGCGCCCTGCTGGCACAGGTCGAGACGGGTACCACGCCGCTCTTGCGCCAGATCGCGCACTTCAGCCACTGGCTGGCGGGAGCCATCCTGGTGTTCGTGCTCGCCACCTTCGCGATTGGCGTGCTCTGGCGCGGACAGGCGCCTGGCGACATGTTCCTGATGGCCGTGGCACTTGCCGCGTCGGCCATCCCCGAGGGACTGCCGGCCATCATGACCGTCACGCTCGCGCTGGGCGTGCGCCGCATGGCCAGGCACCGCGCCATCATCCGGCACCTGCCGGCCGTGGAGACGCTGGGGTCGGTCACCGTCATTTGCTCGGACAAGACCGGCACCCTCACCTGCAACGAGATGACGGTGCAGCGCGCCGTGACCGCAGGCCGCGTGTACGAGGTGACGGGCAGCGGCTACGCGCCGCAGGGTGGCTTTCAGGTTGGCGGCATGGACGCCTCGCCCGCCGGCGACCCCGTGCTGCAGGGCATGGCCCGCGCGGCCCTGCTGTGCAACGACAGCGCGCTGCACCAGGGCGCCGAGGGCTGGACGCTGACCGGCGACCCGACCGAGGGTGCGCTGCTCACCTTTGCCCTCAAGGCCGGACTCGATGGCCCGGCCACGCACGAGGCACTGCCGCGCATCGACGCGATTCCGTTCGAGTCGGAGCACCGCTTCATGGCCACGCTGCACCACGACCGGGCCAGCGAGGACGGGCAGGCGCTCATCCTGCTCAAGGGCGCGCCCGAACGCGTGCTGGACATGTGCGACAGCCAGGCCACCACCCGGCTTGGCGCGCAGGAGCCGGCCGCGCTCGACCATGACTACTGGCGCCGCGCCGCCAACGACTGTGCCGCGCGCGCACTGCGCGTGCTGGCCGTCGCGGTCAAGCGGGTGCCCGCGCGGCAGAGCACGCTGTCGTGGCAGGACATGGAGGGCGGCTTCACCTTGCTGGGCATCCTGGGCAGCATGGACCCGCCGCGGCCCGAGGCCATGGCCGCCGTGGCCGAATGCCATTCGGCCGGCGTGCGCGTGAAGATGATCACCGGCGACCATGGCGAGACGGCGCGCGCGATCGGCGCGCAGCTGGGCATAGGCCTGGGGCGCCCCGCCCTCACGGGCGCCGAGATCGAGCTCATGGACGACGACGCACTGCGCGAGGTCGTGGACAACGTGGACGTGTTCGCACGCGCCAGCCCGGAGCACAAGATTCGCCTGGTACAGGCCCTGCAGGCGCGCGGCGAGGTCGTCGCCATGACGGGCGACGGCGTCAACGACGCCCCGGCCCTCAAGCGCGCCGACGTGGGCGTGGCCATGGGCCGCAACGGCACCGAAGCGGCCAAGGACGCCGCCGCCATGGTGCTGGCCGACGACAACTTCGCCACGCTGGGCGCAGCCGTGCGCGAGGGCCGCGGCGTCTACGACAACGTGCGCAAGTTCATCCTGTTCATGCTGCCCACCAACGGAGGCGAGGCACTGGTGGTGTTCTTCGCCATTGCCTTTGCGCTGCAACTGCCGCTGACCGCCGCACAGGTGCTGTGGATCAACCTCGCCACCTCGGGAACGCTGGGCCTGGCGCTGGCCTTCGAGCCCACCGAGAGCGATGTGATGCAGCGCCCGCCGCGCGATCCGCGCGACTCACTGCTCTCGGGCCTGTTCGTGTGGCGCATCTTCATGGTGTCGCTGCTCATGGCGGGCGCCGCACTCGGACTGTTTCTGTGGGAGCTCGAGCGCGGCGCCAGCCTGGAGACGGCGCGCACCGTGGCCGTCAGCACCGTGGTCGCGGCCGAGATGTTCTACTTGCTCAGCAGCCGCCATGTCCTGCGCAGTGCGCTCACGCGCGAGGGACTGCTGGGCAACCCGCAGGTACTGCTGGCGATGGCGGCCTGCGCCATGCTGCAACTGGCCTTCGTGCATGCGCCCTGGCTGCAGGCGGTGTTCGGCTCCACCGACCTCGCGCCCGATGAATGGCTGCGTGTGCTGCTCGCGGGCGCGCTGGTGTTCGTGGTGGCGGAGCTGGAGAAATGGGTGCTGCGGCGCTGGGACCGCGTCAGGCCAGCAGCTCGCACAGCGCCGTGAGGCTGGGCACGGTGGCGTGCGGCGGCGCGCCATCGCGCGGCCATGCGGCGCCCGCCGTGTTCAGCCACGCGGCCTGCATGCCCGCATCCAGCGCGCCCTGCGCGTCGAGCAGCGCGTCGTCCCCCACATGCAGCACCGCGCCAGGCTCGGCGCCCGCGGCCAGCGCACCCGCATGAAAGATGCGCGCATCGGGCTTGGCCACACCGAACTGCGTGGCGCTCAGGCTGGCCGCGAAATACCTGCCGATGCCTATGCGCTGAACATCCGCGTTGCCGTTGGACAAGGCCACGACCGGATAGCGTGAGGCCAGGAAATCGAGCGTCGCGAGCGCATCCTCAAACAGATCCACACGCTGGCGTTCGGCAAAGAAGCAATCGAACGCCGGCTCCGCCAGTTGCGGATCGTCCCCCGCCTGGACAAGCGCCATGCGGATGGACTCGCGGCGCAGTGCGCTCAGGTCATGCCGCAGGTCGGGGCGCAAGGCCTCCATGCGGACACGGATGGCACGCAGCGCCTGGGCGTCGCCGAAGAGCGCCGCAGTGGCCGGCGCATGCGCCGCCAGCCAGTCGGCCAGGACCGCTTCGGCGCGCGCAATGGCCGGCCAGACGGGCCAGAGCGTGTCATCCAGGTCGATGGTGATGGCGCGTATGCGTGCGATATCCAGGCTTGTTTCCACGGCTGATCCAAGTGCAGACATCGGGCATGGTGGGCATGGAGCGCCCATTCATCGCGGCCGCACCGGCCGCGCCTGCCCGTCTTCTTCCGGGCGCCATTGTCGGGCGAAAACGCTCTGCGTTCTCCGCGGCAGTTCACCGTGACGGCGCCTCCGACCATGCGCGCCGTGCACGCCCGTCGGTCAGGGCACGGCGGCCTGGATGCCGTTCATCTCCTCGCGCGTCATCGGCGCCAGGCCATGCTTGTCCATGAGGCGATACAGCGTCATGCGCGAGACGCCCAGTTCGCGGGCCGCATGGGTCACGTTGTGCCCGACGCGCAGCAACGTGTGATGTATGGCGTCGCGCTCAGCGCGGGTGCGCGCCGCATCCAGATCCGTCCTCGTCACAGGCAGGGTCTGCGCCAGGCCCAGATCGGCCGGAGTAATCCAACGCGAATCGCTCATGACCACGGCGCGCAGCACGCGGTTGCAGAGCTCGCGCACATTGCCGGGCCAGGTGTAGTCGGCCATGGCCGCCAGCGCATGGACGCTGAATCCCTGCAGGCGCGCGGAACGCTCGTTGGCACACAGCCGGAAGAAATGCTCGGCCAGTGGTGCCACATCCTCCATGCGCTTGCGCAGCGGCGGCATGGTCAGTGTCAACACATTGAGGCGGTAGAACAGGTCCTCGCGAAAGCGCCCGCGCGCCACGGCATCGCCCAGGTCCACATGCGACGCAGCGATCACGCGCACATCGACCTCCAGGTGCGACACCCCGCCCACACGGTTAATGGTCTTGTTCTGCAGGAATCGCAGCAGATTGGCCTGCAGGTCAAGCGGCAGGTCGCCAATCTCATCGAGGAACAGCGTCCCTCCCTGCGCCATCTCGATGACGCCCCGCTTGAGCGTCGTAGCCCCCGTGAACGCTCCTCGCTCATAGCCGAAGAGTTCGGACTGAATCAGCGACGGCGCAATGGCTGCACAGTTGACGGCGACGAAAGGCCCGGCCCTGCGCTGCGAACATTCATGGACGGCACGCGCCGCCAGTTCCTTGCCCGTCCCGCTTTCGCCCCCGATAAGCACGCAGGCCTGCGCCGTCGCCACCTTCCTGATGGTCTGGCGCAGCTGCTGCATCGGCGGGCTGTTGCCGACCATGCCCAGTGCTTCGCCCTGCACCACTGCAGCTCTACGCTGCTGGCGCAGCCTTGCACGCCGGGCCAGGTGGTCGAGCAGGTGCAGCGTCTCATTCCAGTCCAGCGGCATCAGCTGGTAGTCGAAGAAGCTCTCCAGAATCAGGTCTCTGAACGGTGCCGACTCCAGGAATGCCTCGTCACAGAGCGCCACCCATTCCATGCCGGGGCAGGCCTGAACGCATTGCTCCATCGCGTGCAACGTGGCCTCCGTCGTATCCCCCACTCGCATCAGCCCGACACCGTGACGGCGCATCCCAAGCTCTGCCAGGGCTGCCGACGCGCCGGACACATGGGATACCTGCCAGCCTTGCTGCTGCAGGACATGCATGACGACGTCCAGGCCATCCCCACCCAGCGCAAGGCACAGTACATCTGTCTTGTTCATGACCCCCTCCACGGTGCACGCCCCAGACGCAAAAGCTCAGAAGGTCATGGGAATACGCACGGTCAGCGTGAGGTCGGGGGTATCGCGGGTCAGCCCCGCACCCACGGACACATTGAGCGTCCGCGTGGCCGACAGGCGGTAGGAATAGCCCAGCAGCAGCGAGGCCAGCTGCGTGCGCACCGAAGTCGGAACGCGCGCGCCGTTCTGCTTGGTGCGGCCGACGGAGTTGAGCTCCATGCCGATGCTGAACGATGAGCGATCGTTGAGCGCCATGCCCATGCCAAAGTTCAGGCCGATGACATCGCCGGGCTTGACCGAACCGATGAACTCCTCCTCACCGTTCAGCACGCGCCGTGAGAGGTTGTTGCGGCGGAAGTTGTGCGTGTAGCTGATGCTGCCGAAGAACACCGCCGGATCGGATGCCATCAGCCAGGTCAGGCTGGGCTGCAGCGAGTAGAACCCCGAACCCGTGGGCAGGTCCAGAGGCAGGCCCGTGCCGGTCGTATTGCCCACGCAGCGCGTCACGCAGTCGGTCACCACCTCGAAGGGGTCCTTGCCCGTGCGCGTCTTGAAGCGCAGGCCGCCGATGAGGTAGGGCTGGTCCGGTGCGGGCTGATTGAGCTGGTAGCGCAGCGCCAGCTCCACATCACCGATGGCGCTGCCGCTGCTGTCGAACGCGCGCTCACTCGCGGCCCCTGCATTGATCTCGCGACTGATGGTGGAGTCGCTGCGATGAACGTAGGGAATCCGTAACTCGGCCTCCATCCTGTTGGTCAGGCCCCAGCGCGCGGTCAATGCCGCCGTCAGCGTGTTGCGCTTGACCTCACGCACGTCGATCAGCCCGATGACCAACGCCGGAATGATGGTGTATCCAATGAGTGCCACTCGGTTGCTGGAGGAGTAGCCATACTGGAACGAAGGCTCGAGCACATATTTGCCGGGCTGCGTCAGGATGCCGGGTTGCTCGAACAGGGGGGCCACGGCCGGCGGCTGGTTCTGCGTCGCAGGCGCCACGCCAACCTGTACCGCGCGCTGGGCCTCGCCCGCCGCATCGCCGGCGCTCGCGCCCTCGGACGCAGGCGTTTGCGCCGCGCCGGTCGGGCGGCCTTGTTGCGGGGACACCAGACGCCGCAGCCGCTCGATTTCCTGCTTCTGCTCGTCGAGTTGACGCTGCAGACGCTCCAGGCGCTCGATGGTGCTGGCCTCGGAAGGCCCTGGATTGTCAGCAGGCGACACCTGTGCCTGCGCCCACTGACCGACGAACGCGGTCGCTATGGCTCCACACAAAGAAGTGGAGCGAGATAAACCCTGTCGCCGCATACCTTGCCTCCGTAGTGACGTGTCAATAAGCACCGTACCCACGCAACGCTTGCATCGCCGCTGGACCAGCGTAAACGTTAATCAATGCAAACCCCAAGAAAAAGGAGGCAAGAAAGTGTAAGCAAAACAGTGTTCACCTGATGCTGCAACGCGTCATGAGAGGTCCCATGGGCGGCGCTGATCGCTTTTGGCCATGCCATCCATGCGGGTGGGATGCCTGTTGTGCCCTCCAGCGCTTGATACACCGCCAAATATCGCAATCACAGTTTTGTGACACCACCAAACCCAGCGCCATGCGCCGGGTTCGCCCTTGGATTTCATGGCGTTAGCGCAATCGGACGCGGATATCCACCGGACTCAGAACCGCAATGCGTCGTCCCACCGTCTCAGGCTCGTGACAGTCGGACCCTCAACACAGCTTCGCAGTCCACTCCAGGCCACACCCTGGACACCACGTACACACCGATACAAATGCATTTGAACGATCTATCGCGTGGTAGTGGCTGATTGCCACATCGCTGGCATGGATGCTGCTTTGTGCCGGTCGATCTGCGGCAACGCATATCACTTCCGTTAGCAAGCATGTTTTAACTTTTTCAACCTCCGGAGGATCTATGAAAAAGACACTTTTGGCCTCGGCCATTGCAGTGCTATTTGGTATCAGTGGCATGGCGTTCGCAGAGAACAATGATCAGCACACCCATAAGGGCGACAACTCCAGTGCTGACACCACAACAAACACCATAACCAAGACCAACAACAGCACTAACACAGACACCTACAAGTCGTACAACACGGACAACAGCTCCTACGACAAGACCATTAACGACGTCGACAAGTCGTACAACACCGACAACAGCAGCTATAGCAAGTCGATCGCGATCGACAAGCACGACGCCAGTACCAACAAGCATTCGGGCGACGCCATTGCCAAGGCCTCACGCTCGGCAGCCGTAAACAACGGCTCTACCGCGACGTTCACTGATGCATTCAATGTCAGCAAGGCCGTGGCAGTGTCCAAGCTCGAGGGCTCGGTGTCCTACAACTCGATTTCCAACATCGGCAACCACGCGTTCAACAAGGGCTCGGCTGACGGTGCGAAGGGCATCGGCGGTGATGGCGGCAAGGCCTCGGGCGGATACGCCAAGGGCATGGGCATCGGTGGCGATGGCGGCAAGGGCTATGGCGGCGATGGCGGCGATGGCGGCTGGGCCGACAGCGGCAAGTCCGCCAACGGCAGTGTCCGCAGCGGTCACGCAGACGGCGGCAGCGGTGGCAATGCCGATGGCGGCGGTGCCAATGGCTCCAACAAGGGATGGGCCTCGTCCGATGCATCTAACGGCAACGCACGCGCCAACCACAACGGCTACGATGGGACCGCGTCGTCTAGCGCCGCCGGTGGCACTGCGGACGGCAATGGCGGCGCGAGCAGTCGCACCGGCGGCGCCGCAGCCGGAGGCGGTGCCGGCAGTGGCTCCAGCGGCTATGCCTCCAATGGCAACGCCAGCAATGGCGGCAACACTGCCGGCAACGGCGGCAACGGCGGTTATGGCATGGGCGGCGCTGGTGGCGCCGGCGATGGCGGCACCAACACCGCATCCGGCGGCACCGGCGGCGCTGGCGGCAGCGGCAGTGGCGGCAGCGGTGGCACCGTTCGTGTGAGCGCCGGGACGTTCAACATGTCCAACAGCATGACGAGCGTCGGCCAATCGGCCGCCGGCATCATGGTGACCAGCCAGAACAGCGGCTTCGCATCGCTTGCTCAGCAAAGCGTGAACGTCCAGGCCAACCTGGCTGTGGGTGGCGGCTCTGGCGTCCGCTGACTGCCTGTAAGCCCGGCAACCTACGCCGGGCGCGACCGGACTGACTGCCACCCGGCACGAAGTTCGGCCGCGCCGGCGGCGGTTGCCGCTTCTTCAACCATGTCAGGGGACAAGTCATGCATGTCAGTCATTCGCTCTGGTCCTTGACGGGGGTTCTTGCGTGTCTGTTCGCCACGCAGGCCAGCGCCCAATCGGCCGCCCCCAACACACAGGCACCGGAGTCGCTTTTTTCCAAGCCGGTGGCGACGGATACCCTGGAGCAGATGCGCGGGGGAACCTTGGTGCACAACGACATGGAACTCAGCGGCGTTACCGCAGGCAATACGGCGTCGCGCGTCAACACAGGCAACAACACCATTGATGCTGGCTCCTTTGCCAACATGAGCGGTCTGCCGGTGGTCATACAGAACTCCGGTGCCAACGTTCTGATTCAGAACGCCACCATCGTCAATCTGCAGATGAATTGATGGCTCGATGGCGCGACACGCTGCGCCACGCCCATGTTCCTCGAGAGTTGCCATCATGTCCTGCACACATGTCATGAATACGGGCCATGTCCATGCATGGGTGCGAGCGGTCGCCCTGGCGGTGAGCGCGGTGGTCTTGAGCGCACACGCGCAGAACGCGCCGAGAACCCCGGCCTACTTCCCCGCGATCGGCATGGGCGGGGTAGCGGTGCCAGTGGTCAGCATGCGCCAGTCCCGTCTGGCGGGCACCATGCTGCAGCAGTATGACTTCAGCTGCGGTTCGGCCGCAGTCGCCACCCTGTTGACCCATCACTACAACACCCCGGTCACCGAGCAAATGGTGTTCGAGTACATGTACCAACACGGTGACCAGGAAAAGATCCGGCGCGAAGGCTTTTCGCTGCTGGACATGAAGCGCTATCTCGCGAGTCTGGGCTTTGCCGCGGATGGCTTCGAGCAACCATTGGACAAGCTGGCCAGTGCGGGCCTGCCCGCGCTGGCGTTGATCAACGAGAACGGTTATCAACATTTCGTTGTCATCAAGGGACTGCAGGCAGGTCGCGTGCTGCTGGGTGACCCGGCCCAGGGAACACGGTCCATGCTGCGCAGCGACTTTGAGGCCCTATGGCCCAACAGGCTGCTGTTCGTGATTCACAACCGAACGCAGCTTGCACAGTTCAACCGACAGGCGGACTGGCGCGCCGCACCCAAGGCACCGCTGATCGAAGGCGTAGGCCGCGACAGCATGGCCGGAATCAGCCTGTCCAAACATGGACCTGGAGGCTTCTGATGTCACACCTCCTGTCACTGTCCCGGCACCTGGGTGCATGGGGCTTGGTAATGCTTTCCGCCACTTCAGTACAGGCTCAGAGCCGGACATCCCAGACATGGCTGACCGTGCCCGACTCCACGCTGGCGCAGATGCGGGGTGGTTTTGCGCTGGACACGGGTTTGCTTGTCACGCTGGGCATCTCGCGCACGCTCTACATCAATGGCGCGTTGATCACGGAGAGCACCCTGAATCTTGGCCAGCTGTCGCAACTCACCACCGCACAGGCCGCACAGATCGGCCAGCAGTTGCTCTCGCTGAACCTGGTTCAGAACGGGCCCGGCAATACATTCGTTTCGGCGCCCGCCGCAGCCGTCGCCGCGCAGATACCGCCCATCAATCCTGCGCCAGCGACCACCCCCACCGCGACGAGCACCCCCACCGCAACAACCAGCCCCACGGCGGCGGTCAGCTCGCCAACCACACCTGCCCCTGCGACGACCACCACACCGGTGGCCAG
Protein-coding regions in this window:
- a CDS encoding HAD family hydrolase, with the protein product METSLDIARIRAITIDLDDTLWPVWPAIARAEAVLADWLAAHAPATAALFGDAQALRAIRVRMEALRPDLRHDLSALRRESIRMALVQAGDDPQLAEPAFDCFFAERQRVDLFEDALATLDFLASRYPVVALSNGNADVQRIGIGRYFAASLSATQFGVAKPDARIFHAGALAAGAEPGAVLHVGDDALLDAQGALDAGMQAAWLNTAGAAWPRDGAPPHATVPSLTALCELLA
- a CDS encoding O-acetylhomoserine aminocarboxypropyltransferase, producing MPGYSDPGFDTLALHAGAQPDPATGARAVPIHLTTSFVFESSDHAASLFNMERAGHVYSRISNPTNAVLEQRVAALEGGVGAIATASGQAALHLAICTLMGAGGHIVASTALYGGSQNLLAYTLRRFGIETTFVKPGDMAGWRAAVRPNTRLFFGETVGNPGLEVLDIPAVAHIAHEAGVPLLVDSTLTSPWLIKPFEHGADLVYHSATKFLSGHGTVIGGVLVDGGSFDWEASGRFTELTQPYDGFHNMVFAEESTVGAFLLRARREGLRDFGACMSPHTAWLILQGIETLPLRMQQHMRNTEKIVQLLASHPFVSRVGHPLLESHPSHALAQRLLPRGAGSVFSFDIKGSRAQGKAFIEALKLFSHLANVGDCRSLVIHPASTTHHRLSDEALAAAGIGQGTIRLSIGLEDADDLIDDLKRALKAAEKAGA
- a CDS encoding C39 family peptidase, whose amino-acid sequence is MSCTHVMNTGHVHAWVRAVALAVSAVVLSAHAQNAPRTPAYFPAIGMGGVAVPVVSMRQSRLAGTMLQQYDFSCGSAAVATLLTHHYNTPVTEQMVFEYMYQHGDQEKIRREGFSLLDMKRYLASLGFAADGFEQPLDKLASAGLPALALINENGYQHFVVIKGLQAGRVLLGDPAQGTRSMLRSDFEALWPNRLLFVIHNRTQLAQFNRQADWRAAPKAPLIEGVGRDSMAGISLSKHGPGGF
- a CDS encoding acetate kinase, which gives rise to MSPADNPGPSEASTIERLERLQRQLDEQKQEIERLRRLVSPQQGRPTGAAQTPASEGASAGDAAGEAQRAVQVGVAPATQNQPPAVAPLFEQPGILTQPGKYVLEPSFQYGYSSSNRVALIGYTIIPALVIGLIDVREVKRNTLTAALTARWGLTNRMEAELRIPYVHRSDSTISREINAGAASERAFDSSGSAIGDVELALRYQLNQPAPDQPYLIGGLRFKTRTGKDPFEVVTDCVTRCVGNTTGTGLPLDLPTGSGFYSLQPSLTWLMASDPAVFFGSISYTHNFRRNNLSRRVLNGEEEFIGSVKPGDVIGLNFGMGMALNDRSSFSIGMELNSVGRTKQNGARVPTSVRTQLASLLLGYSYRLSATRTLNVSVGAGLTRDTPDLTLTVRIPMTF
- a CDS encoding cation-transporting P-type ATPase, which encodes MPTTPTAHHQDTPWHALPASDIATHLATDVHHGLPHAEAAQRLIQHGPNQLPAPPRRPAWRRLLAQFNNVLIYVMLVSAVITAALGHWIDTGVLLGAVIVNAILGFVQEGKAESALDAIRRMLSPQTTVLRGGERQQIAAEQLVPGDIVLLASGDKVPADLRILSAKSLRADEAVLTGESVPSDKNEDPVAEDAPLGDRRGMLYSGTLVAAGTAVGAVAATGTRTELGRISALLAQVETGTTPLLRQIAHFSHWLAGAILVFVLATFAIGVLWRGQAPGDMFLMAVALAASAIPEGLPAIMTVTLALGVRRMARHRAIIRHLPAVETLGSVTVICSDKTGTLTCNEMTVQRAVTAGRVYEVTGSGYAPQGGFQVGGMDASPAGDPVLQGMARAALLCNDSALHQGAEGWTLTGDPTEGALLTFALKAGLDGPATHEALPRIDAIPFESEHRFMATLHHDRASEDGQALILLKGAPERVLDMCDSQATTRLGAQEPAALDHDYWRRAANDCAARALRVLAVAVKRVPARQSTLSWQDMEGGFTLLGILGSMDPPRPEAMAAVAECHSAGVRVKMITGDHGETARAIGAQLGIGLGRPALTGAEIELMDDDALREVVDNVDVFARASPEHKIRLVQALQARGEVVAMTGDGVNDAPALKRADVGVAMGRNGTEAAKDAAAMVLADDNFATLGAAVREGRGVYDNVRKFILFMLPTNGGEALVVFFAIAFALQLPLTAAQVLWINLATSGTLGLALAFEPTESDVMQRPPRDPRDSLLSGLFVWRIFMVSLLMAGAALGLFLWELERGASLETARTVAVSTVVAAEMFYLLSSRHVLRSALTREGLLGNPQVLLAMAACAMLQLAFVHAPWLQAVFGSTDLAPDEWLRVLLAGALVFVVAELEKWVLRRWDRVRPAARTAP
- a CDS encoding sigma-54 dependent transcriptional regulator; this encodes MNKTDVLCLALGGDGLDVVMHVLQQQGWQVSHVSGASAALAELGMRRHGVGLMRVGDTTEATLHAMEQCVQACPGMEWVALCDEAFLESAPFRDLILESFFDYQLMPLDWNETLHLLDHLARRARLRQQRRAAVVQGEALGMVGNSPPMQQLRQTIRKVATAQACVLIGGESGTGKELAARAVHECSQRRAGPFVAVNCAAIAPSLIQSELFGYERGAFTGATTLKRGVIEMAQGGTLFLDEIGDLPLDLQANLLRFLQNKTINRVGGVSHLEVDVRVIAASHVDLGDAVARGRFREDLFYRLNVLTLTMPPLRKRMEDVAPLAEHFFRLCANERSARLQGFSVHALAAMADYTWPGNVRELCNRVLRAVVMSDSRWITPADLGLAQTLPVTRTDLDAARTRAERDAIHHTLLRVGHNVTHAARELGVSRMTLYRLMDKHGLAPMTREEMNGIQAAVP
- a CDS encoding alpha/beta hydrolase; this encodes MQVLVNGAQTYCYSGGKPFDATQPTVVFIHGVLNDHSVWALQSRYMAHHGWNVLAVDLPGHSRSKGDAPESVEQAADFIAALLDALGVARAALVGHSWGSLIALEAAARLGQRVSHLALVGTAFPMKVSPALIESALNEPEKALRMVNVFSRSTLAPPLGAGQWVYGAGMALGRRVLRSNPQVNVFHRGFVACDSYANGEQAIAAIDCPVLFALGAQDQMTPPKAAQGLIRAARDAGKTVQIVELPVGHHQMTEAPDATLQALRDFLI